In Haliscomenobacter hydrossis DSM 1100, the DNA window AATTTCCTCCGGCCCAGGGCTTTTTGTTGCAGGTCAAAATCACTTTGGATTTGACGCTGATCATTTGTTTTTGTCATAAAATAGGAATTGGTAGTTAAATGATACCCCCTGACGTACGCAGCAATAAATGGTTTTGGATTGGATTTGTCTGAAAAGAAAAATTTAAAAGATTTATTTTATCGGTTCACCAGAGTTGAATTCCCAGTTTTAACGGGGGATTAGGTACTTTTTTAGGCTTAAATATTTATCTTGTCTATGTTTAAGCTTCGTGCTTATTTATCTACACATTCCATCGTTAAATGAAAAGTCTGAACCTTTGGGAAAGTAAAAAAGATTGAAGTATGGACAGTACCCCCCCTATCGATCAAACCACCGATCTCCCCGCAGAAGAACCCCGGGAACTGTGTGCCAACTGTGGAAAAAAGATGGCCAAGAAGGGCAAGTTCTGCCCACACTGCGGCCAAAAACGTTTTGAGGGTCGGGTGCCACTGAAAGAGTTGACCAGCAAATTTTTATACAAAGCAACCAATCTGGATAGCAAATTGCTGCGCATGATGTGGCGTCTGCTGATCCCGGCCCAGGTAACCCTGGATTATTTTTCGGGAAAAATCAAGCAATACCCCCATCCTTTCCAATTTTTCTTCGTGGTTATGTTTTTCCTTTTGTTGGCATATACCAAACTAACCGATACTGCTAACAATGGGATACAATTCAGTTTAATAGGGGATGACCCCAACACATCACGAAATGCCAACGGCTCAAAAAAAACGGTTCAGGAAGATCAACAATCCAATTTCTATTTTTTGCTGGAACGTTATGTTTTTAGTCGGGAAATAGAAACCAGTTACGATTCATTGCCTCCTGCACTTCAAACCCCAGCGGTCAAAGAATCGCTGAAGATCATTCTTGACAAAACCAATGGCAAGTGGACCAAACAAATGGAGGAGATCATACGCGAAACCAAAAGCAAGGATAGTCTCGCGATGAATTTTGGCTCACGAGTGGTAAAAATTGCGTTTAAAGACATCGTCGAACACAATCCGGATGAACTCATCCTCATGTATAGCATCAAGGATTGGCTGGGAAAAACCTTACTTCGGCAGGGCATCCGATCCATCCAAAATCCCAATGATCTGATCTCTGCCTACATCGGCAGTTTTTCCTGGACCATTTTGGCCTTGATCATTGTGATGGCCGGGGCGATGCACCTCTTTTATTGGCCGCAAAAAAGATACTATGTGGAGCATTTTGTCTTGCTGCTACACTGGCACTCCGGTGTTTTACTGATTTTAACTTTAATTATAGTGTATAATTATTTTTTACCATTGGGGG includes these proteins:
- a CDS encoding DUF3667 domain-containing protein, with the protein product MDSTPPIDQTTDLPAEEPRELCANCGKKMAKKGKFCPHCGQKRFEGRVPLKELTSKFLYKATNLDSKLLRMMWRLLIPAQVTLDYFSGKIKQYPHPFQFFFVVMFFLLLAYTKLTDTANNGIQFSLIGDDPNTSRNANGSKKTVQEDQQSNFYFLLERYVFSREIETSYDSLPPALQTPAVKESLKIILDKTNGKWTKQMEEIIRETKSKDSLAMNFGSRVVKIAFKDIVEHNPDELILMYSIKDWLGKTLLRQGIRSIQNPNDLISAYIGSFSWTILALIIVMAGAMHLFYWPQKRYYVEHFVLLLHWHSGVLLILTLIIVYNYFLPLGAWWGLIFLGATVFLLFTMKRFYGQNWFWTTFKWFWFIIFYAIGFSILFVLGLLVVFTFF